The following nucleotide sequence is from Pandoraea thiooxydans.
TCGACGGCCTGCCGACCGCCCGTTGGCTGCCCTCGCTGTTCAAGGTGCAGGGCCTGTGCCAGACCGTCTACCCGCCGCTGCTGGGCCTGTCGCTGCCGACATGGTCGCTGATCGGTTTCGTCCTGATCCTGCTGACGCTGCTGTTGCATCGCCCGCTGCGGCACCCGTCGCAAAGCCGTTGAGCCCGGGCCGGGTCGCGTTTCAGTCCGCGCGGCCCGGCGCCCGCACATTGGCCTCGAGTTCGGTCGCCACCTCGGCGATGCGCCGCCGCAGCCAGGTGATTTCGGGCGCGGCATGCGTGCGTTCGTGCCATAACTGATAGAAGCGCATCGGCGGAAACGCGAACGGCGAAGCCACCACCCGGATGGGCAAATAACGGGCGTAATGCTGGGCAAACTGGCGCCCGGTGGTAAACACCAGATCGGTGCGCATCAAAACGTAGGGAACCAGCCCGAAATACGGCATGGTCATCTGGATGTGTCGGCGCAAGCCGCGCTCGGCCAGGCAACCGTCGATGAAACTGTGCCGCTCCGACACATAGGGGGTGGGCGCCAGATGCGGCAGCTCCAGGTAATGCTTGAGCGAAATGCCCTTGTTGGCCAGCGGATGGTGATTGCCCAACATGCACACCACCTCGTCGTCGAACAGGCGCGACATGTGCAACTGCGGCGGCGGCTCCAGCCAGTTGCCGATCACCACGTCGAGCGTGCCGTTCTCCAGCGCCCCGACATAATCGAAACCCGCATTGATCGGATGCACGATCAGCTTGGCCTGCGGCGCCTCGCGGCGCAGCACCTCGGCGATCTTGGGCAGGAACACGGCGTCGAGGTAATCGGGCGCGCCCAACTGAAACACGCGCGAGGTGCTGTGCGGCGAAAATTCCGTGGTCGGATGCGTGATCCGGTCGATGGCCGCCAGTGCGTCGGTCGCGTAGGCCAGCAGTTCGCGGCCGCGCTCGGTCGCCACCATCCCGCTTTTGCCCCTTACCAGGATGGCGTCGCCGGTGATCTCGCGCAGGCGGCGCAGCGAATTGCTGATCGCAGGCTGCGACTGGCCGAGCTTGAGTGCGGCGCGCGACACGCTCTGTTCGGTCAGCAGAATCTGCAGTACGCGCAATAAATAGGCGTCGATCTGTTCGCGGGGTCGTTGCATGGGCGGTGGGTGCTCTGGTTATCGTCTGCCGTACCTGAATAGTCTACGTCAATCCAATTCATCGGTCGCGCTTGATACCCAACATCACCCGCGACAAATGCCGATGACGGCGGCCGGTGCTATCGTCGGGGCATTCCCACAATGAACTAGACTCGAGTCATGGAGACACAAACTATCCGCTTCTATTTTCGCGGCCAGGTGCATGAAGTCACCGGCCAGCCTACCACGCGGACCGTCCTCCAGCACATCCGCGAAGACCTGCATTGCACCGGCACCAAGGAAGGATGCGCCGAGGGCGATTGCGGCGCCTGCACGGTGGTCATCGGCGAGCTGGATCAACGCGGCGAGGTCGAACTGCGGGCGGTCAACGCCTGCATCCAGTTCCTGCCCACGCTCGACGGCAAGGCGCTCTATACGGTCGAAGATCTGCGCCAACCCGATGGTGCGCTGCATCCTGTGCAGCAGGCGATGGTCGACTGCCACGGCTCGCAATGCGGATTTTGCACCCCCGGGTTCATCATGTCGATGTGGGGTATGTACCTGAATCGCGATCCGGCGCTGCCCAAACCGACCCGCGAGGAAATCAACGACGTGCTCTCGGGCAACCTGTGCCGCTGCACCGGCTACCGCCCGATCGTCGACGCCGCCCAGGCCATGTTCGACCTGCCGCGCGCAGAATTCGACCGCCAGGCGCTCGCGACCATCCTCAAGGGACTGGCGCGGCAAGATGCCCTTACCTACCAGGCGGGCAACCAGGTGTTCCACGCACCGCGCACGCTGGCGCAACTGGCCGAGCTGCGCGCGAGCCATCCCGAGGCACGTATTCTGGCCGGCAGCACCGACGTCGGGCTGTGGGTCACCAAGCAATTCCGTGAGCTGCAGCACCTGATCTACATCGGTCAGGTCGCCGAACTGCGCGAACTCACGCGCGATGACGGACACCTCTACATCGGCGCGGGCGTGCTGCTCAACGACGCCTTCGACGCGCTGGTCGAACACTATGGCGAGCTGGCCGAAATGCGCCAGCGCTTCGCTTCGTTTCCGATCCGCAACGCCGGCACGCTCGGCGGCAACGTCGCCAACGGCTCGCCGATCGGCGACTCGATGCCCGGCCTGATCGCGCTGGGTACGCGCATCGTGTTGCGGCGCGGCGAGCGCGTGCGCGACATGCCGCTGGAAGACTTCTATCTGGCCTATCAAAAAAATGCGCTGGAGCCGGGTGAATTCGTGCAGGGCATCCGCGTCCCGCTGCCGGCGGCGGCACAGCGCTTTCGCACCTACAAGCTGTCCAAGCGTTTCGACCAGGACATCTCGGCGGTGTGCGCGGCCTTCGCCATCACGCTCGACGGCGACACCGTGCGCTCGGCCCGCATCGCCTTCGGCGGCATGGCCGCCACGCCCAAGCGCGCCGCAGCCGCCGAGCAAGCGCTCGCCGGCAAGCCCTGGAACGAGGCCAACGCGCGCCTGGCAATGGCCGCGCTGGCGCAGGACTATGCCCCGCTGGCCGACATGCGGGCCAGCAGCACCTATCGGCTGAGCGCGGCACAGAATCTGCTGTATCGCTTTTTCCTCGAAACGCGTCCCGACGCGCCGCTCGCGGCGCATCAAGTCAACGCGTTCGCCACCGCCGCCACTGTTTGAGGAAAATCGCCATGAATACCCAAGTCGAAGCTTTCATGACCCAGGACCAAGCGAGCGCCGGTCAAAGCCAGGGGGCGCAGGTGGGCCTGTCGCGCCCGCACGAATCGGCCGACCTGCATGTCAGCGGCGAGGCCATCTACACCGACGATATCCCCGAGCTGCAAGGCACGCTGCACGCCGCGCTCGGTCTCTCGCAAAAAGCTCACGCCCGCATCGTCGAACTCGACCTCGAACCGGTGCGCCGCGCGCCGGGCGTGGTGGCGGTGCTGAGCGCCGCCGACATTCCGGGCGTCAACGACTGCGGGCCGGTGATTCACGACGATCCGCTGCTGGCCGACGGCGTGGTCCAATACATCGGCCAGCCGATGTTTCTCGTCGTGGCGCATAGCCACGATGCGGCGCGCCGCGCCGCACGTCTGGCCGCGGTCCAATACGAAGAGCTGCCGGCGATTCTGACGCCGCAGCAGGCCAAGGCCGCCAAAGCCGGCGTGCTGCCGCCGCT
It contains:
- a CDS encoding LysR substrate-binding domain-containing protein — translated: MQRPREQIDAYLLRVLQILLTEQSVSRAALKLGQSQPAISNSLRRLREITGDAILVRGKSGMVATERGRELLAYATDALAAIDRITHPTTEFSPHSTSRVFQLGAPDYLDAVFLPKIAEVLRREAPQAKLIVHPINAGFDYVGALENGTLDVVIGNWLEPPPQLHMSRLFDDEVVCMLGNHHPLANKGISLKHYLELPHLAPTPYVSERHSFIDGCLAERGLRRHIQMTMPYFGLVPYVLMRTDLVFTTGRQFAQHYARYLPIRVVASPFAFPPMRFYQLWHERTHAAPEITWLRRRIAEVATELEANVRAPGRAD
- the xdhA gene encoding xanthine dehydrogenase small subunit; amino-acid sequence: METQTIRFYFRGQVHEVTGQPTTRTVLQHIREDLHCTGTKEGCAEGDCGACTVVIGELDQRGEVELRAVNACIQFLPTLDGKALYTVEDLRQPDGALHPVQQAMVDCHGSQCGFCTPGFIMSMWGMYLNRDPALPKPTREEINDVLSGNLCRCTGYRPIVDAAQAMFDLPRAEFDRQALATILKGLARQDALTYQAGNQVFHAPRTLAQLAELRASHPEARILAGSTDVGLWVTKQFRELQHLIYIGQVAELRELTRDDGHLYIGAGVLLNDAFDALVEHYGELAEMRQRFASFPIRNAGTLGGNVANGSPIGDSMPGLIALGTRIVLRRGERVRDMPLEDFYLAYQKNALEPGEFVQGIRVPLPAAAQRFRTYKLSKRFDQDISAVCAAFAITLDGDTVRSARIAFGGMAATPKRAAAAEQALAGKPWNEANARLAMAALAQDYAPLADMRASSTYRLSAAQNLLYRFFLETRPDAPLAAHQVNAFATAATV